DNA sequence from the Leopardus geoffroyi isolate Oge1 chromosome A3, O.geoffroyi_Oge1_pat1.0, whole genome shotgun sequence genome:
ctgactctgCCACTAACTAATTGTGTGATCTTGGCCCAAGGTAATTAATTGCTCcaggcctcagtcttctcatctacaaaatggggtcCATTATGGTTTTTAtaagttgttatgaggattaaatgaaattctGCTTGGAACAGGGCATGGCACAGAGGGTGCTTGTGGCAGCTGGGTTTtttggttgcaagcaacagagACTCGATCAACCATCTTAAGCGCtcaaaagggaatttattggAAGGATTTCAGAGAGCTCAGAGCATGGCCAGGAAGTCTGGAGAATGAGGCTTGGAGACAGGGCAGAAACCACTGGCCTAAGAGTGAGAGCACCTGGCCCCCATTCTGTTCCTGCCTCCCAGCTCATGAGCCTGGCCCAGCAGGGCCCATCTGATGGCTGAGCAGAGGCAGGtcatggaaagaaatgaagccTCTGATGGATGTTGCCTCTGGAGCCCTTTGTGGAGGGTGGGCAAGCACCTGGACTTTGGCTTCTCAGGACTCCCATCCTGGGCTGTGTCCTATGTAGGAATTAGTTCACTGAAGTTTTTCAACTGCTCGGTGAGACGGCTATTATCCTCCCTGTTCtctaggtgaggaaactaaggcacaaggAGGCGAAGGTAGTTGGAGAGTCTCTGAGCATCTCAAATGGGCAGTGTAGGGACTGGCCTGTCGgccttgtctctctgcccacaTTGGGAGGGGCTGAGTGGAGGCTAGTGATGTAGGAATCAGTGCTATGTGTATAAGGACAGTGGCCCGGCTGTTTTGTATCTGCAGCTCCTAGTAGAAGTTAAGTATTTGTTGCATGGATGAgtgcatgaatgaatgcatgcatagATCATGAGTTTAGGGCCAACTGGTGAGCATGGGGCCACATCACACCATCATTTTGCCTCATGCCTTCGGATGCCATGTGACCTGCCTTacacccccctctctccccccgccaccaccaGCCTGGCTAAAGGTGGTGGCCCAACAGGGAAGGGGCCTTAGGGCCCAGAAAATGGCAGATGCCTCCCTGTAAAGGTGGCCTTACACCTCCCAGGAAGGGAGGCCAGGCCCTGCTCCCAGTCCCAGAACGGTCCTGCTCTGGTTGCACGCTCTCTGCTCTTCATGCTGTACTATTGCTTGGATGGGCAAGGGTAGGGGAGCAGGACAGTGGCTCCCCATTCAGAAATATATGCTTGGGGCCAGGATATGTTGAGcatgctccctctgcccccaggaaTATGAGCGGGCCTCCAAGGTGGACCAGTTTGTGACCCGCTTCCTACTGCGGGAGACGGTGAGCCAGCTACAAGCCCTGCAGAGTTCGCTGGAAGGGGCGTCAGATACCCTGGAGGCCCAGGCCCGTGGCCCACGGTATGTGAGGTGCCCTGCTGGTCATTGTCTCCACATTCCAGGGCCTTCAGCTTTCATCACATTCCGCCGCTCCAGCATCCCAGAGCCCATTATTCTTGTTCTTGGACAGGGAGGCCAAGAAGGGGTGAGAGGGAGCGGCTGGCTGGGTCTCAGTGTCCCAGGAAGCCTGTCTTGCTCCACCCAGGCCCAGCCCTGTGCAGGGGCCCCAGTCCTTGGCCTGTGGGTCTGAGAGCAATGGGCTGACCCTCCACTTCTCTTAGGTCAGATGAAGACAGCGTGGAGGTACAGAGCAGGCCCCATGGCTGCCGGAGGGCAGGGCGCAGGGCCCCGCGGAGCGTCAGTCGGTCACCCGCCTGGTCTCCTGGCTCCTCGGACACAGGTGCCCCCGGTGCCCACTCACCCACTGCCCCTCAGCTCATCCTGAGAGGCTTCCCAACCCGAGGGGGCCCATGCCTGACTTGCCCCCATGGGTGTCCCACCCCAGGGCAGAGCTCAGAAGCTGAGATGCAGTGGCGGCTCCAGGTCAACCGTCTCCAGGAGCTCATTGACCAGCTTGAGTGTAAGGTGAGTGACCAGGTGGCCAGTGCCCCAAGGGGGAGGTTCTTCCTGGAATCTACATAAGCCAGGCACACACCGGGGGCCTTGCCCACACTCTGTGTCCCTCGTAGGCCCCCCGGCTGGAACCCCTGCATGAAGAGGAGCTTACCAAGGGGCCTGGCTCGGTGAGTCCAGGAGAGGGACAGGCAACTGGGTATTGGGCCAGGACGAGGTGCTCATCAAATGAGGGGTTTCACGGGGCCTGCTGCCTGCTTGGCCTCTGTGTTACACACATGCCCATTTCCCAGGCTTGGCCCAGCCCTCGTCCCCCAAGCCTGGCAGGTGCTGGGTTCTGGCCCTTCCTCTGTGACCCTGTAGAAatcactgtctctctctgggtATTAGTTCACTTCATCTGCGTTCCTGAAAGCTGGGTCTGTGGTGTGTGGGTGGAGGCTAGAGGGGGAAGTGGTGGCATGCTGCTGGAGGGGGGGACAGTGGCTGGATCAAGGCAATGATCTTGGCCATGaggagaggctggaggcagggatgcTGGGGGCCAGGTTGGGGCAGGAGCTTGACCTCACGGTAGGCGGGGCTGGTGCAAGTCAAGAAGGGCGGAGTCCTCCTGAAGGCCAGAGCCAGTCCTTCCCCTGGGCCCTGCCTCACCCCGGCTCACCAGGCTGCCTCTCTTGCCAGCACATCCTCGTGGCCCAGAGGCAGGTGCACGTGGCAGAGGAAGCCCTGCAGGATTTCCACCGTGCCCTGTGCTGCTATGTGGACTTCACAGGGGCCCAGAGCCGTTGCCTGCAGTGAGTCCCTAGCTGGCCAGTGGGCTGGCCAaggtcaggggaggggggtgagcaGGGCAAAGTGCTGGGGCTGGGCGTCCTTGGCCAAGGCTCCCGTCAGACACCCAGGCTGggtgggcagtggtggtggtagcctgggcctggcctggccaTCTCTTTGGCCCCACAGTGTGTCTGCCCAGAAGATGCTGGACAATGCCTCTTTCACCCTATATGAGTTCTGGCAGGATGAGGCCTCCTGGAGAAGGTATGAATGGTATCTGAAAGCTAAAGTTTATTGAGTATGGGCCCTGGAGTGAGTCAGGCGTGGGTTCAAATCATCCTCTATTAATCActggctgtgtaaccttgggaGAGTTACTCATCCACTCTGAGCCCCAGCGATCTTTCCAAAATGAGAGTCATAATAGATCTACCCTTCTATGAGCCAAACGAGATGGCGTATGAAAAGCTGAGCACAATGGCAGGAACACAGTAGATGGCGGGCACTCAGTGAATACACACTGTTACCACCGTGCCACGGTCTATGCCAAGCACCCACGTATTATTTCACGTCATCCCCCCAGTGTCCCGGTACAGTAGGCActattgtccccatttcacagagagaGAACCGAGGCTCAGAGCCAATGTGAGGCAGGACCGGGATCTGAATCCAGACAGtaggacagggtgggggtgggtggtctTGCTCTTCGAGGGACCAGCTCCAGCCTCAGGTCACTCCACGGCCCTCCCCAGGCACCAGCAGTCCGCCTGCAGTAAGGCCTTCCAGCGCATCCTCATTGACCACCTGCGAGCTCCAGACACCCTCACCACTGTGTTCTTCCCAGGTATGCTGTGGCCCCCGACCCTGCTCCACAGCCCTACAGAGTGGCAGTGGGCCCCTGATGGCCTCTGACCCTCAACCTCTGACCCCTAGCCTCCTGGTGGATTATGAATAATAACTGAGCCTGACCTGCATAAGCCAAGGCCCTGGGGCCCTACCTGCCTCCTTCTGGAGCTTCTCGACTGGTCGACTCAGCACCAAGACCAAGGAC
Encoded proteins:
- the NECAB3 gene encoding N-terminal EF-hand calcium-binding protein 3 isoform X1, coding for MACAGLLTVCLIRPPAPEPRRSPAPVPAAGPAGHALFQDVFRRADKNDDGKLSFEEFQNYFADGVLSPGELRELFSGIDGPSTDNLETEKLCDYFSEHLGVYRPVLAALESLNCAVLTAMDTTKLEYERASKVDQFVTRFLLRETVSQLQALQSSLEGASDTLEAQARGPRSDEDSVEVQSRPHGCRRAGRRAPRSVSRSPAWSPGSSDTGQSSEAEMQWRLQVNRLQELIDQLECKAPRLEPLHEEELTKGPGSHILVAQRQVHVAEEALQDFHRALCCYVDFTGAQSRCLHVSAQKMLDNASFTLYEFWQDEASWRRHQQSACSKAFQRILIDHLRAPDTLTTVFFPASWWIMNNN
- the NECAB3 gene encoding N-terminal EF-hand calcium-binding protein 3 isoform X2, with the translated sequence MACAGLLTVCLIRPPAPEPRRSPAPVPAAGPAGHALFQDVFRRADKNDDGKLSFEEFQNYFADGVLSPGELRELFSGIDGPSTDNLETEKLCDYFSEHLGVYRPVLAALESLNCAVLTAMDTTKLEYERASKVDQFVTRFLLRETVSQLQALQSSLEGASDTLEAQARGPRSDEDSVEVQSRPHGCRRAGRRAPRSVSRSPAWSPGSSDTGQSSEAEMQWRLQVNRLQELIDQLECKAPRLEPLHEEELTKGPGSHILVAQRQVHVAEEALQDFHRALCCYVDFTGAQSRCLQHQQSACSKAFQRILIDHLRAPDTLTTVFFPASWWIMNNN